The Gossypium arboreum isolate Shixiya-1 chromosome 4, ASM2569848v2, whole genome shotgun sequence DNA segment tttacttaataaatTAATGGAGCTTTAATAAAGTAAGATCAAATTTATCTTTAGTTACTCGAGATTGATGTTAACACGGGCAAGCGATTTGTCTCTTTCTTTTATAGAGTGTTTTTAGCCAGGAAATTAGAAATAAGTTTGTTTCAATCGCATCGGTTAGATCAAGAATCGGTGGAAATATTAATTTGGAGAAAATTATTGAACCGATTAATTTGAGAACCAATTGAACTTAGTAAAAAATCGATTGaactaaatttttaatatttttataaatttttaatgatttatttaatcaaaGAGGACGAATTAGACAAAACAGTCAGGTTGGTTGGACCGACAAATCAGTGACCTAACCAGTTTGACCACCAATCTAATTTTGAAACCTTTAGAAGTGATAACGGTTTAATTTGGAATTAAGGGATTAGAAGTAGACCTGCTCATGGGTTTGGCCCAAAGGTCCGCCTGAAAAGTAAgaaggtttaggtaaaaatataaaCTCAAAAAATAGACTTGAGAAAAAAAACCTGTTTAGAAAACAGGTCAGACCTTAGGTAAGACTTTTTGGCCCAAACCCAGCCCGaatatacaaaaaaaatatatgttttttaatgtttctttttttttttactattttactaacatttcatattatattactattattttgttattattgtataactcttgttttattattaattttattactttttagagttatttgcttgttaagttgcgcctatgtttcttgttatttaaatatacatatttttaaaaatttattttaatttatcgagaaatatttattttaatgttgttagtattttgatgtatttttttaaaaaaaaataatacgaGCCcggattttaaaatatttatccgAACTGagtttgggtaaaatttgaagcCTATTTTTTGGCTTAGCTTGGGCCTAGGCTTAACAAACTGgcctaaaattttggttgaaccCAAACCCGATCCAGCCCATAAGCACCTTTAATTAGAAGTAATAACAATTTGATTGAATTtagttttgaaaaatatttatgatTAATATGCAATAATTTAATAAAGACAAAACATATGCAAAATCCGATTTTCgattttctcaatttttttcttctcatcTCTAATGGTTTAGACAAAGGGTGTATATGCAGGATGCTTCAGTTGGAATACTTGGACCTCTATCTCATTCACTGGCCACTAAGTGCTAAACCTGGGAAAATTGAATTCCCTGTGCCCAAAGATGAACTACTAGCTATGGATTTCAACTCAGTGTGGGCAGCCATGGAAGATTGCCAGAGGTTTGGCCTCACAAAATCCATTGGAGTCTGTAACTTCTCATGTAAGAAACTGGAAAACATACTCTCCTTTGCTACCATTCCCCCATCAGTCAATCAAGTAAGCTTACCTGTTCCCTTCtaatactttttttttatttcggaTAAATCTTAAAGTTACCTTTGAAGTTGGTTAGAACGTGCAATATGATATTAGAGATTTGATTCGGTGTAAGTTTAcatctaaaattttaattttaattcaagttTATGTAGTATGTATGCCGTTCCAtactattttatgattatttatgggttcattttatctttttaaaatgtatttttccTTTGTAAGTTAAAATTCCTATAATAATGCTTTGTAAGCTTAATTTCActtctaatgaaattttaattttaaaaaatattaaaaaatagaaaattgagGCAATATCACATATTAAAGTTTTAAATGTAAAATAGCCCTCAAACTATATTATTTTTTCCATTAAGGGGTAGACATTTGGCTactgattttaaaattgtttcataCTCAAGTCGAGGATCAAAGCCTCAACTATTAGTTAAAGTAGAAGAGACCCATATTATTTCACCTAGCCTTTGTATAAACTCTTTTTAAATCCATTGAAGTATGTGAAATCTTTCCTTCTAGTTTCATGCAGCTGAATTAAAATCAAAGTTATATGTGTACAATTGCAACAATCCAAAGCTATGTTATTCATACTTAGGACTCGATGAGTGCCATATCTAGGTATACATgtgatatatttttaaatttcatgtaTTAGAAGAGTCTTCAGAATATCATATCTACACACGCATATCTTAATATAAGTCGATAGCAGTGACAACGACAAGGGGCAGGCAAGCCCCtcttcaaaatgaaaatttattttaatccctttaaaattttaaaattataagttaatttaaTGATAAAAATGCACTTTACTTCCCCAAAAGAGAAAATTTTTTCAGTTTAATCAccttaaatttctaaaattacaagcatatacaaatataaaattgtactttaaaactttaaaattttataatttaattttgactcTCCTAAAAATAAACTTCTAACTTCATCCCTAGCCGGGagcattttaaacaaaataaagAGTCAAAAgtaatattaaatcaaaatttttgcaATACATTACACGACGTTAGGTCAAAGTTCCATGCTGAACTTTTTGAAATTTATTCCTATTATTTTCCATTGATCATCTTTTCTATATAAACAAGTGATTATTTGGTAAATGGAGAGAACAATTCGTTGAATTCAGGTGGAGATTAGCCCTCTATGGCAACAGCAGAAGCTAAGAGAGTTCTGCAAATCTAAAAATATTGTGGTAACTGCTTACTCTCCTTTGGGAGCCAAAGGGACTCGTCGGGGAACCCATGAAGTTCTGGATAATGAAACACTGAAGGAGATTGCTAATGCTCATAACAAGACTGTTGCTCAGGTTCTTGCTTCTTCTTCAACTTGATTGACAACCATTTTCGTTTATCCTTCACATAAATTCAGATTCGAGTTTCAAGTTTGGATTGTCTTTTTTGAAATTGTTTTTCGTTAGTATAATTATCTTGCATTCTTTTCTATAGTTAGGATACAAGTATTCCTTTACCAATAGTCAAACTATGTCATTTCTCAAGTCATATGCAACTTCAAAGTGACTATATAGATCACCATTCTAACTTTATACCAAAATGAAATGGTGGTATAGTTTTAGAGAAGAGCCATAAACTCCACATCAATCGTGTACTAGAGCTCGTCTAAGATCATGGTAGTTGGCTCTTGGGTACTAGCGATGTGCCATTGAAGACAATGAGCTTTTATTAGAATGGGGAGGATTTTATGATCATGAGAGGAGACATGAGTTTAACATTGGCTATGAAATAACTTGGTGTTGTAATTTTAGAAAATAGCCATGAATTTTACATTAGCCATGTACTAGAACTCAACTAGGATCATAGTAGTCGGCTATTGGATACCAGTAATATGCCATTAAAGACCTTAAGAGAATTTCATGGTCATAGAGAAGAGTCATGAATTTCGCTTTGACTATTTACTAGAGTTCAAGTAGATATTTTAGTGTTAAGACATTTTTCGATTTGTAATTCATCTTTGATGATTAAATTCGAAAAGTTCAATGAATCAAAGTAGACAATACCTTGCTTGGGCTGGATTGTGACCCATGGTCTACAATAGACTGAAACATTGAATActtttttttttgggaaaattgaCAGGTTTGCCTAAGATGGGCACTTGAACAAGGGTTAAGTTTTGTGGTTAAGAGCTTCAACAAAGAAAGGATGAGAGAGAACCTGCATATCTTCGATTGGGGATTATCATTAGATGACTATAAAAAAATCAATGAAATTAAGCAGCGTAGGTTATTGCCTAAACTTGAAATGGTATCACCTAATGGACCATTCAAGTCCCTTGAAGAACTATGGGATGGGGAGATTTAATCTTCAaaataccctttttttttttggactcGTATTACAACTTCTCTACTTAAAATCTACTTTATTGTGTCATAATCGCGTTTTTAAGTAATTTTATACCCATGTAAATTTTGATATGTGTAGCCAAGTCTCTGTTGTATTCGTGTTGCATGTCTATGTCAGTGTTTCATAGATCATCAGACTCCATCATTGACAATTCAAACAAAAATGCTACCACCGTGACCTCCATGACAACCACCCACATCCCATTGACAAAGAAGAGGTCTCTCAAAGAAAATAGTGACCTGGTGGTTGTGGGAGAATGAGCTACCGTAGGGTCCATCACATGCCATAGGTTTATTAAGCTGCTTAGATACTAGACCCATAATCAATGAAATTTGAATTAAGATTGGATCAGCTGAAGTTCCAAACCGAAGAATAATATCAGGCCAATTAATTTTTCtatctattttaacttttttgAACTTAAGTTTTTtgccaaattatgtcaaaatagatagaaaaattagccctttttttttttaaaatttatgatatgACATAAACGTAGATTACCacatcaacatttaattaatttttaaaagtataaaaaatattttttttaattttaaaaattaattaaatgttgacgTGACAATCCATGCGGATGCCGCCACATCAACAAAGTTAATAAATGTtaactttttcatctattttagaaTGATTTAACAAAAATGCAAATTAAAAAATTGAGATGAAATATAaatgaaaaactaaaataattttttctgtaAATTTAGAGTGTAAAACAAATCTTTATGCctacaaaaaaaataattatattttaattatattcaaccattccaataacactaattaaaataattatatatattatttcaaaagctaattaaaaattaaacaggtAAAATACTAATTTTTAAAGATAAAAGTGACAAACCTAACATTATATAGGAGCAAAGGAAGACCGTTTCATTTTTCTTCTACATTTCACCAATATTTTACACGACGTCGTACTGATGCTTGAAGATGTCTTTTGACAAATGAAATATGCCAAAGATCAATAAATAAAGGCATAAGTATTTGGTTAAATTTACCTGGTTTTTTTTAGACAAAACTGCTAGCATTGCTGGCTGGTCCTGGTATTGGCTCCGATCAGACAATACCCTCTACCGTACTCCTTTTTCAAGGTTAAGAACTTTAATCGGTTACTCTTTTCCCTTGTAGCTTTCAGATACTAAAAGAATCTTCATTTGTTAAGTGCAGTTTCATTTCGATGAAGCTCGACGGGAATAAACAAGTAACGAGAAGAAAAAAGTGGCTATCAAGCTTTACACATGCAAGGAGTTAAGGGGTTCTCCCAAAGGTCGTAATTAGGGAAGGTTTCTTCTGGTAATCCAGTTCGAGTTTGGTGGGTAACGACTACATCTTCTACGAATGTAGCCCATCCCATATAAGGATCCCCAAAAGATTTAGACATAAGTCCTTTGTCAGGTTTTATTGATTTTTGACGATGACCCATGTACCTTCTAGCACCAATAATCAATTTAGCAAAGTTACCTCCGTGGGTCATTACGAAGACATCAGATTTAAGGCAGACCAAGAAGTCGAGTGCAGCTAAGCTTGTTACATGTTTCCGGAAACCAGCCAACTCCTCCTTACTTGCTAACTCTTCCTTGGTAACCTGTTACGAAAGCCTTATGATAAGCATCTTCACTACGTAAAATTGAGATATATATATAGCAAAGACATTCAATTTGTTATGCATCAAGTCGAACTAATCACATTGCAGCGCCTGATATATATCCAGTTTGTTAACTAACAGATCCATGGTACCATCCTATCATACGTAATATGGCTAAGGATCAGTAGCACAGCAAGAGGAACTCCCTGGAAACTAAATACTAAAACATAAGAAATGCTACAATTTTAAAGTGGGTTGAATCACTTTTTGTTACAATATTACTCCCACATTGGGGCCTGAACTTTTT contains these protein-coding regions:
- the LOC108460293 gene encoding non-functional NADPH-dependent codeinone reductase 2-like; translated protein: MASVPQVLTFPEVKLSSSSGGRNMPVIGMGTTADPFDETALKEAVVEAISVGYRHFDTASLYKSEKPLGEAIAEAIKLGFVASRDELFISSKLWCSDAHPDLVLPAVKNSLRMLQLEYLDLYLIHWPLSAKPGKIEFPVPKDELLAMDFNSVWAAMEDCQRFGLTKSIGVCNFSCKKLENILSFATIPPSVNQVEISPLWQQQKLREFCKSKNIVVTAYSPLGAKGTRRGTHEVLDNETLKEIANAHNKTVAQVCLRWALEQGLSFVVKSFNKERMRENLHIFDWGLSLDDYKKINEIKQRRLLPKLEMVSPNGPFKSLEELWDGEI